The Geoglobus acetivorans genome window below encodes:
- a CDS encoding HsdR family type I site-specific deoxyribonuclease, whose protein sequence is MFRKLDEEHYVENPFLAQLQRLGWEIYRQNKDDPEDVKEIVRFKSGYEPEYGKSVKFRESFREVILEGVLKDSIKRINPWIEEDQISEVVRRITTPSASSLLDANREIHDLLLENTSVSENRKTGERSPTVRFIDFKNPENNSFIAVSQFKVNVPGTEKHIIPDIVLFVNGLPLVVVECKSPTVADPVNEAITQLMRYSNRRGVKEGNEKLFWYNLFMVATSNQVAKYGTITSDYEHFVEWKDPYPYSLSDIGSEIVTSQQVLIQGMLSRENLLEILHNFTLFKGDSKGGIIKIVPRYQQFRAVKKIVKRIKEGKTPEERGGIVWHTQGSGKSLTMIYTVRAMYHDPELSKFKIVFVTDRKDLEKQLRETSKSVGYTVNLADSINKLKELLRTDTPDLIMAMIHKFQERELKKEFPVLNTSPNILVMIDEAHRTQYKLLGANLRRALPNATKIAFTGTPIEKTEKTFGDYIDRYSIRQAVEDGVTVEIVYEGRVHSAELSDEEAANAKFEDVFSMLDAEQKQKIMGRYTWRAYLEDENVIRDKAKDMIEHYVKHVFPNRFKAQVVAVSRLAAIRYKKALEDALKAKIEELEKNGYPEEDLELLKKLEVAAVISPAQNDPPEYRKYTDSKEHERVIKSFKLPFDQTDDSGISGNVGIIVVNNMLITGFDAPLEQVMYLDNVIKEHNLLQAIARVNRVYKNKSCGYVVDYVGVLKHLREALAVYADEDIEEISQVVVNKAKSIDELKFWHTQLNNFFKKFGVNNWRENIDECIDILVDEEVRDEFITLVRRFNRAVDKVLPDPEALKYVTDLKIVNFIKESARNRYRDDKLSIRDASRKIREIVEEYLISRGVDPKIPPTPLFSEDFIRKVKKNKSPKARAEELRYAIIEHIEKHYEEDPEFYERFSDRLKRILEEYKENWELLAIELEKLREKMKKGREGEETFGFDPKKEMPFFGLLKQEIFGKVPIESLEKEKIEFLVEMTRDIVEIIRKETKSVDFWENYTKQKTLKSYIISHLLLPKSKEIRLLFKKRNKIAQKLLELAYHVYGE, encoded by the coding sequence ATGTTCCGCAAGCTTGACGAGGAACACTATGTTGAAAATCCCTTCCTCGCCCAGCTCCAGCGGCTGGGCTGGGAAATTTACAGACAGAATAAAGACGATCCAGAGGACGTAAAAGAGATTGTCAGATTTAAGTCAGGCTACGAGCCTGAATACGGTAAAAGCGTAAAATTCAGGGAGAGTTTTAGAGAGGTGATCCTTGAAGGAGTCTTAAAAGACTCAATAAAGAGAATAAACCCCTGGATTGAGGAAGATCAGATAAGCGAAGTGGTGAGGAGGATAACGACACCATCTGCCAGCTCACTTCTGGATGCCAACAGGGAAATCCACGATCTCCTACTCGAAAACACTTCAGTATCTGAGAACAGAAAAACGGGAGAGAGAAGCCCCACTGTGAGGTTCATAGACTTCAAGAACCCTGAAAACAACTCATTTATTGCCGTGTCTCAGTTCAAGGTAAACGTCCCGGGAACTGAAAAGCACATCATACCCGATATTGTCCTGTTTGTAAACGGTCTGCCCCTGGTTGTTGTCGAATGCAAATCCCCAACAGTAGCGGATCCAGTAAACGAGGCAATAACCCAGCTTATGAGGTATTCCAACAGAAGAGGAGTAAAAGAGGGTAATGAAAAGCTCTTCTGGTACAACCTTTTCATGGTGGCAACCTCGAATCAGGTGGCAAAATACGGGACAATTACATCAGATTATGAACACTTCGTCGAGTGGAAAGACCCATACCCCTACAGCCTGTCAGACATAGGAAGCGAGATAGTGACGAGCCAGCAGGTGCTGATCCAGGGAATGCTTTCAAGGGAGAATTTGCTCGAGATCCTTCATAACTTCACCCTATTCAAGGGGGACTCAAAGGGTGGAATTATAAAGATAGTCCCGAGATATCAGCAGTTCAGGGCGGTAAAGAAGATTGTAAAGAGAATCAAAGAAGGAAAAACTCCGGAAGAGAGAGGAGGAATTGTCTGGCACACTCAGGGGTCCGGCAAATCCCTAACGATGATCTACACTGTAAGGGCAATGTACCACGATCCCGAGCTGAGCAAATTCAAAATAGTTTTTGTCACCGACAGAAAAGATTTGGAGAAACAGCTGAGAGAGACTTCAAAAAGCGTTGGCTACACCGTAAATCTTGCGGATAGCATAAACAAACTAAAAGAACTGCTGAGAACGGACACGCCAGACCTCATTATGGCAATGATCCACAAGTTCCAGGAAAGAGAGTTGAAAAAAGAATTTCCTGTTCTCAACACTTCACCAAACATTCTTGTGATGATTGACGAAGCACACCGAACTCAATACAAGCTTCTTGGTGCCAATTTAAGAAGAGCTTTACCAAATGCTACGAAAATAGCCTTTACTGGCACTCCGATAGAGAAGACCGAGAAAACCTTCGGGGATTACATTGACAGATACAGCATAAGACAGGCGGTTGAGGATGGAGTAACTGTGGAGATCGTTTACGAGGGCAGGGTTCACAGTGCGGAACTTTCTGATGAGGAGGCAGCGAACGCTAAATTCGAGGATGTCTTCTCGATGCTGGATGCCGAGCAGAAGCAAAAGATTATGGGCAGATACACCTGGCGAGCCTATCTTGAGGATGAGAATGTCATCAGGGACAAGGCAAAGGACATGATCGAACACTATGTGAAGCACGTTTTTCCAAACAGATTCAAGGCCCAGGTTGTTGCGGTTTCAAGACTCGCAGCTATAAGGTATAAAAAAGCCCTTGAAGATGCATTGAAGGCGAAAATAGAAGAACTCGAAAAAAATGGATATCCTGAAGAAGATTTGGAGCTGCTCAAAAAACTGGAAGTTGCTGCAGTCATATCTCCAGCTCAAAATGATCCCCCTGAATATCGCAAGTATACTGACTCAAAGGAACATGAGAGAGTTATTAAGAGCTTTAAACTCCCATTTGACCAGACTGACGATAGCGGAATCAGTGGAAATGTCGGCATAATCGTCGTCAATAACATGCTCATAACCGGATTTGATGCTCCGCTTGAGCAGGTAATGTATCTTGACAATGTAATCAAAGAACACAACCTTTTGCAGGCGATTGCGAGAGTTAACAGAGTCTACAAAAATAAGAGCTGTGGTTATGTTGTCGATTATGTTGGAGTGCTTAAGCATCTGAGAGAGGCGCTCGCAGTTTACGCTGATGAAGACATAGAAGAAATAAGCCAAGTTGTCGTTAATAAAGCCAAAAGCATTGATGAGCTAAAATTCTGGCATACCCAGCTCAACAATTTCTTTAAAAAATTCGGTGTGAACAACTGGAGAGAAAATATTGACGAGTGCATAGACATCCTCGTGGATGAAGAGGTCAGAGACGAATTTATAACGCTTGTGAGGAGATTTAACAGAGCGGTAGACAAAGTACTGCCTGATCCGGAAGCTCTAAAATACGTTACAGACCTGAAAATTGTAAATTTCATTAAAGAATCCGCCAGAAACAGATATAGGGACGATAAACTTAGCATAAGGGATGCAAGTCGGAAAATAAGAGAAATTGTTGAAGAGTATCTTATTTCCAGAGGTGTTGATCCAAAAATTCCCCCTACACCTCTTTTCTCAGAAGATTTTATCCGAAAAGTCAAGAAGAACAAGTCGCCGAAGGCGAGAGCAGAAGAGCTCAGATATGCAATTATAGAACATATCGAAAAACACTACGAAGAAGATCCCGAATTTTACGAGAGATTTTCAGATAGATTGAAAAGAATACTCGAAGAATACAAAGAAAACTGGGAATTGCTCGCCATCGAACTTGAAAAACTCAGAGAGAAAATGAAGAAAGGCAGGGAGGGTGAAGAGACTTTCGGATTTGATCCCAAAAAGGAGATGCCCTTCTTTGGACTTCTGAAACAGGAGATATTTGGAAAAGTACCCATCGAGAGTCTCGAAAAAGAAAAAATAGAATTTCTCGTTGAAATGACAAGAGATATAGTTGAAATAATCCGGAAAGAGACAAAATCAGTGGATTTCTGGGAAAATTATACGAAGCAGAAGACATTAAAATCATACATAATCTCACATCTGCTACTTCCAAAATCAAAGGAGATAAGACTGCTATTCAAAAAAAGGAACAAGATTGCTCAAAAGCTCCTGGAGCTGGCATATCATGTATACGGAGAATAA
- a CDS encoding GmrSD restriction endonuclease domain-containing protein, with the protein METNIVFNPKTYHLVNLINDIETGEIALPDLQRPFVWNTTKVRDLIDSLYKGLPVGLIILWEILEPNKYRKINLNNKREPRFLVIDGQQRLTSLYSIIKDKKIISKNVKEVKLKIAFNPIEEKFEVWNVAIEKDHRWIPDISHIFKTESTYSFIRGYLEKFSGEDEVHEINENEIASRIEKVRNIINYPFSVLELSTDLDPEEVSEIFVRINSKGESLTQSDFILTLMSVYWSEGRELLENFCKASHKESSDGKPSPYNLIRITPTPENLIRTIVAYSFLRGKLKYAYLILKGRDLENKVTLEEIREKNFQKFKEGQEKALDLTNWHDYIKIIHSIGFVNEKLISSKVAFYVTYAFYLLGKYEFNIDFRDLESLIRKWFVFSQITQRYTGTPESVIEDDLSRLSSSNFESFVNQTINTYLTDDFWNILLPRRLETSSTVNYAFSVYTAALVFSDVNVMFSNIKLKDYLNPLIKQKKKVIDLHHIFPKAFLKREGITSRKVINQVANLAYLEYKDNIKIGDKSPREYWTELLKELSEDEIRIFLSKYDLPENFWEMNYYEFLEERRKLMSLKIRDYFNKL; encoded by the coding sequence ATGGAAACTAACATCGTTTTTAATCCTAAAACTTATCATCTTGTCAATTTAATAAATGATATAGAGACAGGGGAAATAGCACTCCCCGATCTTCAAAGACCTTTTGTATGGAATACTACAAAAGTAAGGGACCTGATAGACTCACTTTATAAAGGACTGCCTGTTGGTTTAATCATACTATGGGAAATTTTAGAACCAAATAAATACAGGAAAATAAACCTCAACAATAAAAGGGAGCCAAGGTTTCTTGTAATTGATGGGCAACAAAGGCTAACGTCTCTTTATTCTATCATAAAAGATAAAAAAATTATATCCAAGAATGTGAAAGAAGTTAAGCTGAAGATAGCTTTTAATCCTATTGAAGAGAAGTTTGAGGTCTGGAATGTGGCAATAGAGAAAGATCATAGGTGGATACCGGATATAAGCCACATCTTTAAAACAGAATCCACATATTCGTTTATTCGGGGATATCTGGAAAAGTTTTCAGGAGAGGATGAAGTACACGAAATAAATGAAAATGAAATAGCCAGCAGAATTGAAAAAGTTAGAAATATTATAAATTATCCGTTTTCTGTCTTGGAGCTATCAACTGACCTGGACCCTGAAGAAGTTTCCGAGATATTTGTAAGAATAAACAGTAAGGGAGAATCACTGACTCAATCTGATTTTATCCTCACATTAATGTCAGTCTATTGGTCTGAAGGACGAGAACTACTTGAGAACTTTTGCAAGGCTTCCCATAAAGAATCTTCTGATGGAAAACCAAGCCCTTACAACCTGATAAGAATAACTCCAACCCCGGAGAATCTGATAAGAACCATAGTGGCATACTCTTTCTTGAGAGGAAAATTGAAGTATGCCTATTTAATATTAAAAGGAAGAGATTTAGAGAACAAAGTAACCTTGGAGGAGATAAGAGAAAAGAATTTCCAAAAATTCAAGGAAGGTCAGGAGAAGGCTTTAGATTTAACAAACTGGCACGATTATATCAAAATCATTCACAGTATAGGGTTTGTTAATGAAAAGCTAATAAGCTCTAAAGTTGCTTTTTACGTAACATATGCGTTCTACCTCCTGGGCAAATATGAATTTAACATTGATTTCAGAGATCTTGAATCGCTTATCAGGAAATGGTTTGTGTTCTCGCAAATAACACAGAGATACACAGGAACGCCGGAATCGGTAATTGAGGATGACTTGAGCAGATTATCCTCCTCCAATTTCGAAAGTTTTGTAAATCAAACAATCAACACTTATCTGACGGATGATTTCTGGAATATTTTATTGCCTCGAAGATTGGAGACCTCTTCAACGGTGAATTATGCTTTCTCAGTATACACTGCGGCCTTAGTATTCTCCGATGTAAATGTCATGTTTTCAAATATCAAACTTAAGGATTACTTAAACCCATTAATAAAACAAAAGAAGAAAGTAATTGATTTACACCACATCTTCCCTAAAGCCTTTCTAAAAAGAGAAGGGATCACCTCACGAAAAGTTATAAACCAAGTCGCAAACCTTGCATATCTTGAATACAAGGACAATATAAAAATTGGAGACAAATCTCCAAGAGAATACTGGACTGAACTTCTAAAGGAGTTGTCAGAAGATGAGATAAGAATCTTTTTATCTAAGTATGACCTTCCAGAAAACTTTTGGGAAATGAACTACTATGAATTCCTTGAAGAAAGAAGAAAACTAATGTCATTAAAAATAAGAGACTACTTTAATAAGCTATAG
- a CDS encoding nucleotidyltransferase domain-containing protein yields MELNRILPEIIETIKTHPDVIAIYLFGSQAKGDQTPLSDVDIAVNPRKSNSRK; encoded by the coding sequence ATGGAACTGAATCGAATACTCCCGGAAATCATTGAGACCATTAAAACTCATCCCGATGTAATCGCAATCTACCTATTCGGTTCTCAGGCAAAGGGGGATCAGACCCCACTATCAGATGTTGACATTGCAGTAAATCCTCGAAAATCCAACTCCAGAAAGTGA
- a CDS encoding YgjP-like metallopeptidase domain-containing protein has translation MYTENKADILIDELIKTRRKTISLQITDEGKLIVRAPVNASDEAIWNTILKHRDWIERKRKEILSRDPKASKKEFVNGEGFLYLGKYYKLRIVEGQKEPLKLDNEFLLSKEYLPIAKEVFVNWYREKAYEKITERVEWYAKIRGFDYNKVNITNAQKRWASCSHKRNLNFSWRLIMAPLPVIDYVVVHELVHLEEKNHSKTFWNKVKMLMPNYEKHKEWLKKNGHLLRL, from the coding sequence ATGTATACGGAGAATAAAGCAGACATTTTAATTGATGAACTGATTAAAACGAGAAGAAAGACCATTTCCTTACAGATAACTGATGAAGGTAAGTTAATAGTGAGGGCACCGGTTAACGCGAGCGATGAGGCTATATGGAATACCATATTGAAACACAGAGATTGGATTGAAAGAAAAAGAAAAGAGATTCTTTCAAGAGATCCGAAAGCATCAAAAAAAGAGTTCGTAAATGGGGAGGGGTTCCTCTATTTGGGGAAGTACTACAAATTGAGAATCGTTGAAGGACAAAAAGAACCCCTTAAACTCGATAACGAGTTTTTGCTTTCAAAGGAATACCTTCCAATCGCAAAGGAAGTGTTTGTTAACTGGTATAGAGAGAAAGCATACGAAAAAATAACAGAAAGAGTGGAATGGTACGCAAAAATTCGAGGCTTTGATTACAACAAGGTAAATATAACCAATGCACAAAAAAGATGGGCATCATGTTCCCACAAACGGAATTTGAACTTTTCTTGGAGGCTAATCATGGCACCGTTGCCTGTCATAGACTATGTCGTTGTTCATGAGTTGGTACACCTAGAAGAGAAAAATCATAGCAAAACCTTCTGGAATAAAGTAAAAATGTTAATGCCGAATTATGAAAAACACAAGGAATGGCTTAAGAAAAATGGTCATCTGCTCAGACTGTAA
- a CDS encoding restriction endonuclease subunit S, which yields MAEDVRVPEGWKKASLGEIADINMGQSPPSNVINEIGIGTPFLQGNAEFTNKYPAPRKWVIKPSKLSKKGDILISVRAPVGEVNKADRVYCIGRGLAAISFKSVDEEFGWFGLIYWKHLLEDLSQGSTFEAISKDDLRNLLLLVPTSLQEQRKIAEILSTVDSAIEKTDRIIEKYKRIKQGLMQELLTRGIDENGQIRSEETHRFRDSPLGRIPEEWEVVELGEVFDFYAGGDIDKLNFSPDKTNIFKYPIFSNTLENKGLYGYSDTYTYPENSITITARGALGVAIPRFEKFNAIIRLLVLVPKYEVDVRFISEYINGFVKFYVEETGIPQLTVPKASRHLIPLPPLPEQQRIASILSQIDKAIEKEQAYKEKLERIKRGLMEDLLTGKVRVNHLIEEVGQNGN from the coding sequence ATGGCTGAGGATGTGAGAGTGCCTGAAGGGTGGAAAAAGGCAAGTCTTGGAGAGATTGCGGATATTAATATGGGTCAATCTCCGCCTTCTAATGTAATCAACGAAATAGGGATTGGTACTCCTTTTTTACAGGGAAATGCTGAATTTACTAATAAATATCCTGCTCCAAGAAAATGGGTTATAAAACCATCAAAATTGTCGAAAAAGGGAGATATTCTGATTAGTGTCAGAGCACCAGTAGGTGAAGTCAATAAAGCAGATAGAGTATATTGTATTGGAAGAGGATTGGCTGCAATATCTTTTAAATCAGTCGATGAGGAGTTTGGCTGGTTTGGGTTGATTTACTGGAAACATCTTTTAGAGGATTTATCACAAGGTAGTACCTTTGAAGCAATCAGTAAAGACGACTTGAGGAATCTTTTATTGTTAGTCCCAACATCTCTTCAAGAACAGCGCAAAATCGCCGAAATCTTAAGCACGGTGGACAGCGCCATAGAAAAGACCGACAGAATCATCGAGAAATACAAACGCATAAAGCAGGGCCTGATGCAGGAGTTGCTGACCAGGGGCATAGACGAGAACGGGCAGATAAGGAGCGAGGAGACGCACAGGTTCAGGGACTCACCGCTGGGCAGGATTCCGGAGGAGTGGGAGGTTGTGGAGTTGGGAGAAGTTTTTGATTTTTACGCTGGTGGGGATATAGACAAATTAAATTTTTCGCCAGATAAAACCAATATTTTTAAATATCCAATATTTTCTAACACTTTAGAAAATAAAGGATTATATGGATATAGTGATACTTATACATATCCAGAAAATTCTATTACGATTACCGCAAGAGGGGCTTTAGGAGTAGCTATACCAAGATTTGAAAAATTCAATGCTATTATCAGGTTGTTAGTTCTTGTGCCAAAGTATGAGGTGGATGTGAGGTTTATTTCAGAATATATAAACGGATTTGTAAAATTTTATGTAGAGGAAACAGGGATTCCGCAGTTAACAGTACCAAAAGCATCAAGACATTTAATCCCCCTTCCCCCACTCCCAGAACAACAACGCATCGCCTCCATTCTCTCACAGATAGATAAAGCTATAGAAAAGGAACAGGCTTATAAAGAAAAACTTGAAAGAATAAAAAGGGGATTGATGGAGGATTTGCTTACCGGGAAGGTTAGAGTCAATCATTTGATTGAGGAGGTTGGACAAAATGGAAACTAA
- a CDS encoding ATP-binding protein codes for MAEGLKENRDVEFKRKWDDEYLKTLCAFANADGGMMFVGVDDDGNPVEVKDLKKLLEDLPNKIKNKLGILASVSLEKIRGKEVIKIEVHPSDVPISYNGKFYLRTGSTVQEINGNELIRFILKKQNLTWDAIPSEAGIDEIDEKTVQKFKKLAKERLPEISDEDSIEKILQNLELLKDGKLTNAGVLLFGKNPQKYIINAGARAGRFRTSTDITDTVDVRGNLFEQVDGLMDAIKKHISVRFEIEGVERRDVWDYPLPALREAVINALIHRDYLEPGDIQIKIYDDRIWFWNPGKLPEGLTVDMLKREHPSIPRNRLLATVFYFAGLIEKWGSGTKRIVELCKEQGLPEPDFKEEMGGFSVVFYKDIYTEEHLRKLGLNERQIKAVMYVKERGRITNKEYRELCKVSERTATRDLSHLVSVGIFRQIGTTGRGTEYKLSRHNDAKDAIKTP; via the coding sequence ATGGCTGAGGGACTTAAAGAGAACAGAGATGTCGAATTTAAAAGAAAGTGGGATGATGAATATCTCAAAACTCTGTGTGCCTTTGCCAACGCAGATGGTGGCATGATGTTTGTAGGTGTGGATGACGATGGAAATCCCGTAGAGGTAAAAGACCTGAAAAAACTTCTTGAAGACCTGCCCAACAAGATAAAAAATAAACTGGGCATTTTAGCTTCGGTCAGTCTCGAAAAGATAAGGGGAAAAGAGGTCATAAAAATAGAAGTCCATCCATCAGATGTTCCCATCTCTTACAATGGAAAGTTTTACCTCCGAACAGGCTCAACAGTTCAGGAAATTAATGGAAATGAACTCATCAGGTTTATTCTGAAAAAACAGAACCTCACATGGGACGCTATACCATCTGAAGCCGGAATTGACGAAATAGATGAAAAAACGGTGCAGAAATTTAAAAAACTTGCAAAGGAAAGGCTCCCGGAAATATCTGACGAGGACTCTATTGAAAAGATACTGCAAAACCTTGAACTTTTAAAGGATGGAAAACTTACAAACGCAGGGGTTTTGTTGTTTGGCAAAAACCCTCAAAAATACATAATAAACGCCGGGGCTCGCGCAGGCAGATTCAGGACTTCCACCGATATTACTGATACGGTTGACGTTAGAGGGAATCTTTTTGAGCAGGTTGATGGTCTGATGGATGCAATAAAAAAGCATATAAGTGTGAGGTTTGAGATCGAGGGGGTTGAGAGAAGAGATGTATGGGACTATCCCCTTCCTGCTCTGAGAGAGGCGGTTATAAATGCGCTTATCCACAGGGATTATCTGGAGCCCGGTGATATTCAGATAAAAATTTACGATGATAGAATCTGGTTCTGGAATCCGGGAAAACTCCCCGAGGGTCTGACAGTCGATATGCTAAAAAGAGAACACCCCTCAATTCCACGCAACAGGCTGTTAGCAACAGTTTTCTACTTTGCAGGACTTATTGAAAAGTGGGGGAGCGGGACAAAGAGGATTGTGGAGCTGTGCAAGGAACAGGGACTGCCTGAGCCAGATTTTAAAGAGGAGATGGGTGGTTTTTCAGTGGTGTTTTACAAGGACATTTACACAGAAGAGCATTTGAGAAAACTCGGCCTGAATGAGAGACAGATTAAGGCGGTGATGTACGTAAAGGAGAGGGGAAGGATAACGAATAAGGAGTACCGGGAGTTATGTAAAGTATCTGAAAGGACTGCCACGAGAGATTTGTCACATCTTGTATCTGTAGGTATTTTTAGACAAATAGGCACAACAGGCAGAGGAACTGAATATAAATTAAGTCGTCATAATGATGCCAAAGACGCCATAAAGACGCCATAA
- the hepT gene encoding type VII toxin-antitoxin system HepT family RNase toxin → MRLAEYILRFERHLKGAVNLKSKDVKDYFIYNTLAMECFQAANTLMDLAQYIVAKKKLGFPSTYRELFEILEKEGYISEDELRTFKRLIFLRNLIAHEYYRISESELLEMVNLLEKCSGFVSRIKTEASWE, encoded by the coding sequence ATGAGGCTTGCAGAATACATACTGCGTTTTGAGAGACACCTCAAAGGTGCGGTAAACCTCAAGTCAAAGGACGTGAAGGATTACTTCATTTACAACACTCTAGCGATGGAATGCTTTCAGGCCGCAAACACCCTTATGGATTTAGCACAGTACATAGTTGCAAAGAAGAAACTGGGATTTCCCTCAACCTACAGAGAGCTTTTCGAAATTCTTGAAAAGGAAGGATACATAAGCGAGGATGAACTAAGAACCTTCAAACGGCTGATATTTCTTCGAAACCTCATAGCTCACGAGTACTACAGGATTTCAGAAAGCGAACTGCTCGAGATGGTGAATCTGCTTGAGAAATGTTCTGGCTTTGTCAGTAGAATAAAGACAGAGGCCAGCTGGGAGTGA
- a CDS encoding AbrB/MazE/SpoVT family DNA-binding domain-containing protein: MNRIAKVDVIQEGDGLPIKISTKGQVVLPAKIRKKYNIEAGKEVEILDFGGEIVIVPVPETRGRGLVKFRRRPDEILAEYKEEEKKREMER; the protein is encoded by the coding sequence ATGAATAGAATTGCTAAGGTTGACGTAATTCAGGAGGGTGATGGTTTGCCTATAAAAATATCCACAAAAGGGCAGGTGGTGCTTCCAGCTAAAATCAGAAAAAAGTACAATATTGAGGCTGGAAAAGAGGTTGAGATACTGGACTTCGGAGGTGAAATAGTTATCGTGCCCGTTCCGGAAACAAGAGGAAGAGGTCTCGTGAAGTTCAGGAGAAGGCCTGACGAGATACTTGCCGAATACAAAGAAGAGGAGAAGAAAAGGGAGATGGAAAGATGA